In Thermobaculum terrenum ATCC BAA-798, the DNA window GAGATATCATCGTAGCAGTCAATGGTGAAGACGTTTCAAAGATGGATAGCAATGAAGTAATAAGCAAGATCAGAGGTCCTAAGGGAACACCAGTAACTCTTACGATCAAGAGAGGAGATAAGACTTTCGATGTGAAAATTTACAGAGCAGACATCAAAGTCCCACAAGTTAGCTATCAACTAGTAAATGGAAATATCGGTTACATTAGAGTAACTATATTCGGAGACAATACTACATCAGAGCTAGATAAGGCTATAAATCAAGCCAAAAAGGATAAGGTTAAAGGGGTAATATTGGACCTAAGAGATAACGGTGGTGGATGGGTACAAGCTGCTAGAGAAATGCTAGGCAGATTTCTCAACGGCGGGGTAGCTATGTATGAAGATACCACCAAGGGACCAGGCGGAGAACACCCGCTGGATGTCATCACTGGCAAAGTAAGTATGTATGATCTTCCTATGGTCGTACTTGTAAACAAGGGCACCGCAAGTGCTAGCGAGATAGTATCTGGAGCACTGCAAGCCAGGGGTAGAGCAGAACTCGTTGGAGAAAAAACATTTGGGAAAGGATCAGAGCAAAGGGTCCATACTATGGCGGATGGCTCGAGCGTGCATATTACTGTAGCCCACTGGCTTACACCCGATAAGAAAGATATAAACGGCAAAGGGTTAACGCCGGATTATATAGTAAAAAGTACAGAACAAGATAACGGTACAAGTGGTCCTCAGTTCGAGAAAGCAATAGAAGTACTCAAGCAAAAGATAGCAAATCAGGGATTTAGGGTTCCTGATAGGGTTAGTGCCCTGGTGCCCTAAACATCACTATAATAGGCAGTCAGAGAAAATCATCTGGAGGACCTATGCAAGACATAGGGGAAGCTCTTCGGGATGCTAGGCTTTCCAAAGGACTAACGTACGAATATGTATCGCAAATTATAAAGATACGTCCCGAATTCCTCAAAGCTATGGAGGAAAACAGGTTTGATCTTCTGCCCGGGGCGTTCTATGCTAAGAACTTCCTGCGTCGATATGCGGACTTTCTTGGGCTGGATTCTGATGCATTAGTGGAGTCTTTCAACGAGCTAGAAGCTGCTCATGAACAACATATATCGGCAGCTGCAAATACCGTGAGCAAAGGCCATATTAGCCCAAGTTTTGGAGCTATAGCTGTAGCGCTTGTACTAATCGCCGCCATAGCTGTACTCGCATACGGGGTAGTAGTTAGTCCAAGGAACAAGCATGTTGCAGAAGTAATACCTACACCTAGTATATTCCCAACTATTCCACCAACTACTCCCACTCCGACTGTATCAAGAATAGTCAACGTACCCACACCAACTCTCGTTAGTCAATCTAAGTCCACCCCTACTGTTCAGCCTAGCCCAACACCAACGTCAACGCCTAACAACAGTCAGAAAACAGCAGGA includes these proteins:
- a CDS encoding helix-turn-helix domain-containing protein; translation: MQDIGEALRDARLSKGLTYEYVSQIIKIRPEFLKAMEENRFDLLPGAFYAKNFLRRYADFLGLDSDALVESFNELEAAHEQHISAAANTVSKGHISPSFGAIAVALVLIAAIAVLAYGVVVSPRNKHVAEVIPTPSIFPTIPPTTPTPTVSRIVNVPTPTLVSQSKSTPTVQPSPTPTSTPNNSQKTAGNNEDKRQSADNQRSTDKRKNQRSHKTRKESKKKVAGNVIAHIKTLAIGNVVVRADGDVVFSGTMKPGQEKDFGAYNQLYIYSNNAQNLLVSVNGCSAKTLDQYGCPGCVIAYYYFPSNYYRCS
- a CDS encoding S41 family peptidase — its product is MSSKWKSFLIGVTTTLLVLLIFFMGIFTGYVYSERGGRLTNIASLFTDNKPQDQSTDQVWKVLQETYQLINQEYYGRPVDSKKLLYGAAEGMVGTLGDPYSTFLPPQQAEYLQQEMSGKFEGIGVYVEFNGKQPVIVAPIDNSPAEKAGLRRGDIIVAVNGEDVSKMDSNEVISKIRGPKGTPVTLTIKRGDKTFDVKIYRADIKVPQVSYQLVNGNIGYIRVTIFGDNTTSELDKAINQAKKDKVKGVILDLRDNGGGWVQAAREMLGRFLNGGVAMYEDTTKGPGGEHPLDVITGKVSMYDLPMVVLVNKGTASASEIVSGALQARGRAELVGEKTFGKGSEQRVHTMADGSSVHITVAHWLTPDKKDINGKGLTPDYIVKSTEQDNGTSGPQFEKAIEVLKQKIANQGFRVPDRVSALVP